The following proteins come from a genomic window of Dermacentor albipictus isolate Rhodes 1998 colony chromosome 8, USDA_Dalb.pri_finalv2, whole genome shotgun sequence:
- the LOC135921774 gene encoding uncharacterized protein yields the protein MKTASLYVTWFTCAHAVASLASAAYGSEDYGSEDFCNVTLPWAVSRSAYDDVTDSVFGTIMQCPPHLHGCSDELLSCRPATYTATCSCAPNCRAYRDCCWNAAYREPSDTEIPESSCVEVQIGSSFKKFIYMVTGCPPAWPEDDVRERCVLAETFNDTFYLIPATSVKHVTYKNGYCALCNDDIINATFWNATTKGAVDRVRVVLPDVVENEPALHLRPCNEDAPYDNCTQAAPEWVLRRCKTYYAPVQDADDPVGLVYRNVYCAICNGANLSALTCSPALHLSNVSVVSRKTNHVPIAGPPNLAGLFKPVLRTPNCYVEHDGHCYIKYAPTFYSARRRSGIEVKLNETTTSSPETPLREPTGHYKLHNYITVISMSLSICCLVMKIIVFCVYKEARSFSSKCTLCLSVTLLFTQLLFLVTSCQRLPGVVCASSAVLIHYGFLCTFLWTTVLSFDIWRSVTAVKLSSMREKTLAAYGMFAWGVPTTVVLGAVAVQVMAPWSTFSPSYGNPTCWIGTFWGLTTYFLIPMATLLLLCMFFYFSAVFYIRSTSTAVCPSHDDSELSGGAGSRARQQRNHAALFARLALIMGAAWAIAFLGTFMPYEAIDSIVNALVGLQGAYLFFAFKDYRYLYSSMTTRWKSMPLYSSSQRTSSLDVSSKKSRLSR from the exons ATGAAGACGGCCTCCCTCTACGTTACGTGGTTTACCTGCGCCCACGCGGTGGCATCGCTCGCATCTGCTGCTTACGGCAGTGAGGATTACGGCAGCGAGGATTTCTGCAACGTCACGTTACCGTGGGCTGTGTCGAGGAGCGCGTACGACGACGTCACGGACTCGGTTTTCGGAACTATCATGCAGTGTCCGCCACACTTGCACGGTTGCTCAGACGAACTCCTCAGCTGCAGACCCGCCACGTACACGGCGACCTGCTCCTGCGCGCCAAACTGCCGGGCCTACAGGGACTGTTGCTGGAACGCCGCGTACCGGGAGCCGTCGGATACCGAGATTCCCGAGAGCTCGTGCGTGGAAGTGCAAATAGGATCTTCGTTTAAGAAGTTCATCTACATGGTCACAGGCTGTCCGCCCGCGTGGCCCGAGGACGACGTCCGAGAGAGATGCGTGCTGGCAGAAACGTTTAACGATACGTTCTACCTCATCCCTGCGACAAGCGTGAAGCACGTGACTTACAA GAATGGCTATTGCGCTCTCTGCAATGACGACATCATCAATGCAACTTTTTGGAACGCAACGACCAAAGGAGCTGTGGACCGTGTTCGAGTTGTCCTTCCAGATGTCGTCGAAAACGAACCGGCCCTTCACCTCAGGCCGTGCAACGAAGACGCGCCGTACGACAATTGTACCCAAGCCGCCCCGGAATGGGTGTTGCGCAGGTGCAAGACCTACTACGCGCCAGTACAGGACGCCGATGACCCGGTCGGCCTAGTATACCGGAACGTGTACTGTGCCATCTGCAACGGCGCTAACCTCTCCGCATTGACTTGCAGTCCGGCTTTGCATCTAAGCAACGTCAGTGTTGTCAGTCGGAAGACGAACCATGTTCCTATTGCTGGCCCACCTAACCTGGCTGGGCTGTTCAAACCTGTTCTGAGGACGCCAAACTGTTACGTCGAACACGACGGTCACTGCTACATCAAGTACGCGCCGACCTTCTACAGTGCAAGGCGGAGGTCGGGCATCGAAGTAAAGCTGAAcgagacgacgacgtcatcaCCAGAAACGCCCTTGCGCGAGCCGACGGGCCACTACAAGCTACACAACTACATCACCGTCATATCCATGTCACTCTCTATATGCTGCCTCGTCATGAAGATCATCGTGTTCTGCGTTTACAAGGAAGCCCGCAGTTTCTCTTCCAAGTGCACGCTGTGCCTCTCGGTGACTCTTCTTTTCACCCAGCTGTTATTTTTGGTCACCAGCTGCCAGCGTCTTCCCGGCGTAGTCTGCGCGAGCAGCGCTGTGCTTATTCATTACGGCTTCCTCTGCACGTTCCTCTGGACGACGGTGCTGTCGTTCGACATCTGGAGAAGTGTTACCGCGGTGAAGCTCTCATCTATGCGCGAGAAGACCCTAGCGGCCTACGGCATGTTTGCCTGGGGCGTACCGACGACGGTTGTTCTGGGGGCCGTCGCTGTTCAGGTGATGGCGCCGTGGTCGACCTTCTCTCCCAGCTACGGCAACCCAACTTGCTGGATCGGCACGTTCTGGGGCCTGACTACGTACTTTCTAATTCCCATGGCCACGCTTCTGTTGTTGTGcatgttcttttatttttcggcCGTGTTCTACATCCGCAGCACATCCACTGCCGTGTGCCCTTCGCACGATGACTCGGAGCTCAGCGGAGGAGCAGGAAGTCGAGCCAGGCAGCAGAGAAACCATGCCGCGCTCTTTGCTCGTCTTGCTCTCATCATGGGCGCCGCCTGGGCCATCGCATTTCTGGGAACATTTATGCCTTACGAGGCAATCGACTCGATTGTTAACGCACTGGTGGGTTTGCAAGGAGCGTACTTGTTTTTCGCGTTCAAAGACTACCGCTACTTGTACTCGTCGATGACGACGCGGTGGAAGTCGATGCCCCTCTACAGCAGCAGCCAGAGGACATCGAGCTTGGACGTTTCGTCTAAAAAGTCCCGCCTGTCCAGATAG